The following nucleotide sequence is from Caldalkalibacillus thermarum.
TGTCTTTTGCTTTTTAGGGGCCTCTTCATGCCGTTAACAGACGAGCTATTAACGGCATGAAGAGGGATTGGCGAATGTGTGTTTGCCCTCTGAAATTTTACTCATACCTTTTTACCCAAGTCATTACCATTCCGGGTCATGAATTTAAGGTGACCCATTATGACGGACAGGAAGTGAACCAACCGGAATGGGTTTCTGGTCAGGCTATCCGCATTGCTCCGGCTGAACGCTTTGATATCGAATTGAACATGAACCAGCCGGGGGCATGGGGCATCCAGGTTTATGCCGAACAGAACCCGGACCGGCTGCATGGCCTCATTCCTGTCATCTATGACGGCTATGAGAGCGAAACCATTGTGGCCGCTGATGACTTTGAAACATTCTTTGACTGGACCGTCTACGGTGCTCCGATGGAGATTGAACTTGGTGACGTGACCAAGGAGTATGACATGATTCTGGGCTCAGATGATGGCGGTGAAACATTCACCATCAACGGCAAACGGATGAACACGGAAGAAGTGGATGGCCATGAAGTGTATGAGGTTCAACAGGGTGATGTGGTTAAAATGACGATCGTGAACGAAACAGACGTGGACCATCCCATGCACTTGCACGGTCACTTTTTCTATGTCACTTCCCGCAATGGAGAACCGCTATCCGGTTCACCTGTTAAAAAAGAAACGTTAAATGTACGTCCCAATGAGACCTATGAGATTG
It contains:
- a CDS encoding multicopper oxidase family protein, with protein sequence MCVCPLKFYSYLFTQVITIPGHEFKVTHYDGQEVNQPEWVSGQAIRIAPAERFDIELNMNQPGAWGIQVYAEQNPDRLHGLIPVIYDGYESETIVAADDFETFFDWTVYGAPMEIELGDVTKEYDMILGSDDGGETFTINGKRMNTEEVDGHEVYEVQQGDVVKMTIVNETDVDHPMHLHGHFFYVTSRNGEPLSGSPVKKETLNVRPNETYEIVFVADNPGNWMFHCHELHHASGGMVAKVQYSDYESEFVPDPDIPNKPE